DNA from Nitrospirota bacterium:
CAGGATATAATAATGATATGAATAATATTACGAATATAATAATAAATGATTACAAAGAACATGATTTAATAGGTGAATGTTTAAGATAGTGTTCTTTTAAATATCTACCAGTATATGATTCTTTACAATTAACAATTTCTTCTGGAAGGCCACTAAAGATAATATGACCACCTTTCTCACCACCTTCAGGCCCTAAATCAATAACCCAGTCTGATGCACTAATTAAATCAAGATTGTGTTCGATTAAAAGAATTGTATTACCGGCTTGAACAAGTTTCCTTAAAATATTGTAAAGTGCCTTTATATCATTGAAATGTAGACCAATTGTAGGTTCATCGAGAATATAGAGATACCCTTTTTCGAATTCCTTGCTGCGTATTTTCGATAACTTGGACAAAGAAGACCTTTTATCTGTTGGTAGGACATTAATCATTTCACTGCAGAGCTTTATTCTCTGTGATTCACCACCAGATAATGTTGTTGATGATTGCCCCAGTCTTATATATCCAAGACCAATATCCCTCAATAAAACAAGCTTCTCTCTAATGCTATGAATATCATGGAAAAACTCAATGGCCTCGTCAACTGTCATATTTAAAACTTCTTCTATATTTTTTCCACGAAATGTAACACGCAAAGCTTCAGGTTTATATCTTTTACCATTGCAACCTTCACATTTAACGTAAAGATCTTCAAAAAAATACATTTCGAGTCTCTGATAACCTGCGCCTTTACATACCTCACATCTTCCACCTGTAACATTGAACGAAAAGAATCCAGGGCCATAACTGTATGCTTTTGCTTCCCTTTGTTCGGAAAAGACCTTTCTTATTTGATCAAATATCTTTAAATACGTAACAGGATTTGAACGCGGAGTTCTTCCAATAGGAATTTGAGATATTAGCTTCACACCTTTGAGGTATTGTTTTCCTTCTATACTTTCAAAAGGTAAGGGCAAATCTTTTTCAGTTCTGAACTCTCTTGCAAGAGCTCTGTATAATGTTTCCACAATGAGGCTACTCTTCCCTGAGCCTGAAACTCCTGTGACCGTTACTAATGCTTTTAATGGTATTTCAAGATTTACCGATTTGAGATTGTTACCTTTAGCGCCGAAAAGAAAAAGCTTCTGGACAGAAGCTTTATTTTCTAAGATTTTAATATTATTTGATATCTGAAATTTATCGATACCCCTTAAATATCGAGCTGTTAAAGTATCTTTATTAATAAAATCATATGTATTTCCTGAGAAAATTATTTCTCCACCCATGTGTCCTCCTCCTGGCCCAAGTTCAACAATCCAGTCGGCAGATTCAATTATTTTTTTATCATGTTCTACAACGATAATCGTATTGCCGAGTTCTGAGAGTTCTTTCAAAATTTTTGAGATAATCTCTGTATCCCTTGTATGAAGACCAACTGTAGGCTCGTCAAGCACATAGAGGGTCCCTGTTAGGAAGGATGCTAACTGATTTGATAAATTTACCCTTTGATATTCACCGCCTGAAAGAGTCCTGCTGTCACGGCTTAATGTTAGGTATTCGAGTCCAACCCGTTTCAAAAAACTTAGCTTCAGATTAATATGTCTCAGGATTTCTTTTGACATATCTCTTTCAAAAGGTGATATATCAAGATTTCCAAAAAAACGTATTGCATCTGATATCGGCATTTTACATAATTCCTGTATATCAAGCCCTGAAATCTTATAGGCGATGGATTCTTTCCTTAATTTTTTACCTTTACACAGACTGCAAGTTATAGGCCTGCGGTACCGACTCAGAAAAACACGCACATGAAGTTTGTATCTTTTGCTCTCTAATTCTTCAAAAAAATCTTGAATACCATAAAAGCTTTTTGTCCCTTTAAAAAGTATTGTCTTTTCTTCTTCCGTAAATTTATTGAATGGTTTATTAATATCAAGGTTTTCTTTAAAAGCATTTTTAATAAGTTGTTGTTTCCACCATCTATATGCAGGTTTGTTCCAGGGATCTATAGCGCCTTTGTATAAAGAAAGATTTTTATCAGGAATAACAAGATCTTCATCATAAGTAAGTATATTCCCGAAACCCTTACATTCAGGACATGCACCAATAGGATGGTTGAAGGAAAATAGCAGTGGATATGGTCTTGGAATTTCTAAATTACAATAATCACAGATATTTTCAGAAGAGAATCTGAGAAAAGTATATTTAGAGTCCTGTTC
Protein-coding regions in this window:
- the uvrA gene encoding excinuclease ABC subunit UvrA, translating into MSERYLIIEGARQNNLKNINLRLPHNKVIAVTGVSGSGKSSLAFDTIFAEGQWRFIESLSTYARLFLEKLDRPDVDAIHNIRPSIALEQQNPVRSSRSTVGTLTEIYDLLRLLYSKIAKPYCYKCGREIRMWDTSQVVAELLEKHSGEKAIILFPSRISLEELRKKGFYRIWFDDKIIDISQDSDNKELNKENSEYDIIVDRLIIRNEPRLSDSIETAWREGAKKIKIILIHPEQDSKYTFLRFSSENICDYCNLEIPRPYPLLFSFNHPIGACPECKGFGNILTYDEDLVIPDKNLSLYKGAIDPWNKPAYRWWKQQLIKNAFKENLDINKPFNKFTEEEKTILFKGTKSFYGIQDFFEELESKRYKLHVRVFLSRYRRPITCSLCKGKKLRKESIAYKISGLDIQELCKMPISDAIRFFGNLDISPFERDMSKEILRHINLKLSFLKRVGLEYLTLSRDSRTLSGGEYQRVNLSNQLASFLTGTLYVLDEPTVGLHTRDTEIISKILKELSELGNTIIVVEHDKKIIESADWIVELGPGGGHMGGEIIFSGNTYDFINKDTLTARYLRGIDKFQISNNIKILENKASVQKLFLFGAKGNNLKSVNLEIPLKALVTVTGVSGSGKSSLIVETLYRALAREFRTEKDLPLPFESIEGKQYLKGVKLISQIPIGRTPRSNPVTYLKIFDQIRKVFSEQREAKAYSYGPGFFSFNVTGGRCEVCKGAGYQRLEMYFFEDLYVKCEGCNGKRYKPEALRVTFRGKNIEEVLNMTVDEAIEFFHDIHSIREKLVLLRDIGLGYIRLGQSSTTLSGGESQRIKLCSEMINVLPTDKRSSLSKLSKIRSKEFEKGYLYILDEPTIGLHFNDIKALYNILRKLVQAGNTILLIEHNLDLISASDWVIDLGPEGGEKGGHIIFSGLPEEIVNCKESYTGRYLKEHYLKHSPIKSCSL